The proteins below come from a single Neospora caninum Liverpool complete genome, chromosome IX genomic window:
- a CDS encoding ribosomal protein S6 kinase alpha-6, related, which yields MHASHGRGSAQRGHLAPAAGTPRGDTTYSDPEEFAEPFYDLHGGCYPEASGYGRRLHEYFGDAYASPGYGPEGSPFAMPPVELDDRARHDFATEQALLLQMIHSQGSEQCFAPQSRGCFPPGQGDSPRAAKDLHVPSVSTCAASARSSPPPSGKQRCDPDAVRAPHEAPHPASSHAASVHSSGHALRGFRGGNVEREATVATPREVAASRGFVGDSERAAFYFARATDAQPESTDAFVSFEATYGRRGLESPSREAFRDGRGRPSSPREKREAAGEEGLGAPSGDRSGDRSGDCSGDCSGDRSGDRSGDRSGDRSGDRSGDRSGDCSGDRSGDRSGGRSGDRSESGRLPLSPQGRQAEPCLPWSRDAPAGSGSAGAGATREWLRPDLEPRQPVNSPTALQAASQVSFDGEKAALGTPSTPGSGASADPAARAPASHGSASSSVAEAHAPRRDKRDSRARPAGLLRGEKAHGTGASEARPARGGVSWAVPQARKFEDDESHSAESGTGNEQDGEPREDDDLVYLQNMASVATRMALPKNKRLSPDDFQLLRVIGKGSYGKVMLVQFHQDGGVYAMKMLRKEAVVRRNQVEHTRTERDVLAWVSHPFIVQMHYAFQTRKKLYFVLEYCPGGELFFHLSRAGRFKEYAACFYAAEVLLALEHLHKYNVVYRDLKPENVLLDEHGHVRLTDFGLSKEGVEDNCSARSLCGTPEYLAPEILNQQGHGKAVDWWSLGALIYEMLTGLPPFYTGDRERLFENIRSSELQYPSYMSRTAVHLLRGLFQRDPNQRLGGGPGDAEEIKRGPELRIWCGLYAWRLSRVPFLACMHMERLYMPGILDRRAAVQRAAPARSAAPLFGVSFLVLRRVSRVKGAPHGALAARFCACAQRHPFFGRIDWEALQAKRMRPPFRPRLQSPTDVQYFDNEFVKLPVINSEVHESPIGVAAGEPHAGTPGAFWGRAGVVTSSVVQHAASAYPAEGVKPSKTGHGAASCAAGVASAPALPGTVSPTAQPAPGLVGQARGTPRGCAKDALGSEGREFAAAGAALGGDRSDALRDGPRPALWEALPAPFATGAANSVPPEATKAEAPRPADQYSSAAYGQAMHANIFVPAPADDESDDSMFEGFTYDERDASALGEAAAATSW from the exons ATTTCGCGACCGAGCAGGCGCTCCTTCTGCAGATGATTCACAGCCAAGGCAGCGAACAGTGCTTCGCGCCGCAGTCGCGCGGGTGCTTTCCCCCCGGGCAAGGGGActctcctcgcgccgccAAAGATCTCCACGTCCCCTCAGTCTCCACCTGCGCGGCCTCTGCGCGGTCTTCCCCTCCGCCGTCTGGCAAGCAGCGCTGCGACCCAGACGCCGTGCGTGCGCCCCACGAGGCGCCGCACCCTGCAAGTTCGCATGCAGCCTCTGTCCACAGCTCCGGCCACGCGCTGCGCGGGTTCCGGGGCGGCAATGTCGAGCGCGAGGCCACCGTCGCAACGCCGCGGGAAGTCGCTGCGTCGCGTGGGTTCGTGGGCGACTCAGAGCGCGCGGCGTTCTACTTTGCGCGCGCGACGGATGCGCAGCCCGAATCGACCGAcgcgttcgtctccttcgaggCGACCTACGGCCGGCGGGGCCTCGAGTCGCCGTCGCGGGAGGCCTTTCGCGACGGCCGCGGACGCCCCAGCTcgcccagagagaagcgagaagccgccggAGAAGAGGGCCTCGGCGCTCCCAGTGGAGATCGCAGCGGAGATCGCAGTGGAGATTGCAGTGGAGATTGCAGTGGAGATCGCAGTGGAGATCGCAGTGGAGATCGCAGTGGAGATCGCAGCGGAGATCGCAGTGGAGATCGCAGTGGAGATTGCAGTGGAGATCGCAGTGGAGATCGCAGTGGAGGTCGCAGTGGAGATCGCAGTGAATCTGGTCGActgcctttgtctcctcaAGGAAGACAGGCAGAACCGTGTTTACCGTGGAGCCGAGATGCGCCTGCTGGCAGTGGATCCGCAGGCGCGGGAGCAACCCGCGAATGGCTGCGGCCGGACCTGGAGCCTCGCCAGCCCGTGAACAGTCCGACTGCGCTGCAGGCGGCCTCGCAGGTGAGCTTCGACGGGGAGAAGGCCGCGCTCGGGACGCCGTCCACTCCCGGCAGCGGCGCTTCAGCAGATCCTGCGGCGCGGGCGCCGGCTTCTCACGGCTCCGCTAGCTCCAGCGTGGCGGAGGCGCACGCGCCAAGGCGCGAcaagcgagacagccgcgcgcgTCCGGCGGGGCTGTtgcgcggcgagaaggcgcacgGCACTGGGGCCTCGGAGGCTCGACCCGCGCGCGGCGGGGTGTCCTGGGCCGTGCCCCAGGCGCGGAAGTTTGAGGACGACGAAAGTCACAGCGCGGAGAGCGGGACCGGAAACGAGCAGGACGGGgagccgcgagaagacgatgaTCTGGTGTATCTTCAGAACATGGCCTCGGTGGCCACGCGGATGGCGTTGCCGAAGAACAAGCGGCTGTCGCCGGACGATTTCCAGCTGTTGCGCGTCATTGGGAAAGGATCTTACGGGAAAGTGATGCTCGTCCAGTTCCACCAAGACGGCGGCGTGTACGCGATGAAGATGCTCCGGAAAGAAGCCGTCGTGCGGCGGAACCAAGTCGAACACACGCGCACGGAACGGGACGTCCTCGCGTGGGTGTCCCACCCTTTCATTGTCCAGATGCACTACGCGTTTCAAACCCGAAAAAAACTTTACTTTGTCCTCGA ATACTGCCCTGGCGGCGAGTTGTTCTTCCACCTCTCCCGTGCGGGCCGGTTCAAGGAGTACGCGGCGTGTTTTTACGCGGCGGAAGTGCTCCTGGCGCTCGAGCACCTGCACAAGTACAACGTGGTGTATCGCGACCTGAAGCCCGAGAACGTCTTGCTCGACGAGCACGGCCACGTGCGCCTCACCGACTTTGGCTTATCGAaggaaggcgtcgaagaCAACTGCAGCGCCCGCTCGCTCTGCGGAACGCCCGAGTACCTCGCTCCGGAAATCCTGAACCAGCAGGGACACGGCAAGGCGGTCGACTGGTGGAGCCTCGGCGCGCTCATCTACGAAATGCTCACGGGACTGCCCCCGTTCTACACTGGCGACCGGGAGCGCCTCTTCGAGAACATCCGCAG CTCCGAGCTCCAGTACCCGTCGTACATGTCGCGGACGGCGGTCCACCTGCTGCGCGGCCTTTTCCAGCGCGACCCGAACCAAAGGCTGGGCGGCGGCCCCGGCGATGCAGAAGAGATCAAG AGAGGGCCTGAGCTGCGCATCTGGTGCGGTCTGTATGCTTGGCGACTCTCGCGGGTTCCCTTTcttgcctgcatgcacatggaGCGCCTGTACATGCCTGGAATCCTCGACAGGCGCGCGGCGGTCCAAAGAGCGGCCCCCGCGCGTTCAGCGGCTCCGCTCTTCGGTGTATCCTTCCTGGTTCTGCgtcgtgtctcgcgcgtcaAAGGCGCTCCCCACGGGGCTCTGGCCGCTCGGTTTTGTGCGTGCGCTCAGCGTCACCCGTTTTTCGGCCGCATCGACTgggaggcgctgcaggcgaaGCGCATGCGGCCGCCGTTCCGACCGCGGCTGCAGTCCCCGACAGACGTCCAGTACTTCGACAACGAATTCGTCAAGTTGCCGGTGATCAACTCAGAAGTGCACGAATCCCCGATCGGCGTGGCTGCGGGCGAGCCGCACGCGGGAACGCCCGGCGCGTTCTGGGGCAGAGCGGGCGTCGTTACCAGCAGCGTTGTCCAGCACGCGGCGTCTGCGTACCCAGCGGAAGGTGTGAAGCCTTCAAAGACTGGCCACGGCGCAGCTTCGTGCGCGGCGGGAGTCGCTTCCGCCCCGGCTTTGCCCGGCACAGTGTCACCCACTGCCCAGCCCGCACCGGGCCTCGTCGGCCAGGCGCGAGGAACCCCGCGGGGCTGTGCGAAAGACGCTCTGGGGTCGGAGGGACGCGAGTTCGCTGCTGCGGGCGCGGCTCTCGGAGGCGATCGGTCCGACGCCCTGCGGGATGGGCCGAGACCGGCCTTGTGGGAGGCGTTGCCAGCGCCGTTCGCGACGGGCGCAGCCAACTCTGTGCCTCcggaagcgacgaaggcggaggcgccgcgaccTGCGGACCAGTACAGCTCCGCGGCGTACGGGCAAGCGATGCATGCCAACATATTCGTTCCGGCCCCTGCagacgacgagagcgacgactCGATGTTTGAAGGTTTCACCTACGACGAACGCGACGCGAG cgCCCTGGGCGAAGCGGCTGCGGCTACTTCTTGGTAA
- a CDS encoding putative protein phosphatases pp1 regulatory subunit produces the protein MLSGKVQMLLLLKGFVGARAAPFALLNTQGRVLLDGHVVHLPRKEAGEASEAEDGLRVADEDAFLLDVDAAVGDRLFSFLQRRRLSSRVEVKGLSVDVLQLLPPACLSFSPLSPFAFASRLAGVQGVAAAREEGSPVAGEAFGSGVNLAGAGEDSSPPGYEGVSAESEHLLRLWAHAKRLAEHLTSGTPYGLLNVSGDRREGWLLTSVSGNRDRRDERREDAVGADREGQSSPIDGRETPAWEARNRGLVTVDGRSPRMGFRVYVHSGQGEEARCFGEEPGSGPADSKTTAQPPVFFVDVCGVTETEAGKNADAASLETRLAASSFLHAYSPSVLLASRGLSSPQLYELRRRALGVPEGPAEVGIQRYLLQHLNMDWQAYIHPRVNKGCFLGQEVVTRALLQLSNRRRLASFVIVSRAQEAFSSPSQGRESPRSSRARAASSPSVSASEVRPAGEAGAHGVSPPAPETPDASTLPSPTSRRLPALAGPQAAFPVSSALPLGASREPHSLLPQRRVPGRCQHDTPSFTHLFPPWCEHFRPSRHFPLPRDSPPPAASSEPGRGTKGSLHGSSAPERLAAEKREAGDDEGELFRGFLPGLFPPGELEHWARILCLADAAAVRQLERPDAETEGVEARRAGEQRDTGCAPTRGEDPEGRGAKNDGRSETLEAATQQKPRKIYVYTRGWTAPTHASPREEHPEEKAKRRSPAAASGWTEVGEVVVEPARERHGATLGVGICMLRARAGDPPLKSYEDYLASLGQWMASPSPALIARKPPSAWPLPLLCNFPGSPDHAHAVPVAQGAQNAPRTDPVPTPEKPSSCAAARSGDGDFARSACEDECAGFARNSQAPEEAEQTGDIEWCFLGPAMYAVDGWFEQQAPPKVVSSA, from the exons GCTTCGTGGGTGCGCGAGCAGCGCCTTTCGCCCTTCTGAACACACAGGGGCGAGTGCTCCTCGATGGCCACGTCGTACACCtgccgaggaaagaggcaggggAAGCCTCTGAGGCCGAAGACGGGCTGCGGGTCGCAGATGAAgacgcctttctcctcgacgTCGACGCCGCCGTCGGAGatcgcctcttttctttccttcag cgtcgccgtctttcttcgcgcgtcGAAGTGAAGGGTCTCTCCGTCGACGTgctgcagcttcttccgcccgcgtgtctctccttctctcccctgtctcccttcgccttcgcctcgcgtctcgccggaGTTCAGGGAGTAGCTGCGGCACGTGAAGAGGGAAGTCCGGTCGCTGGGGAGGCCTTCGGCAGCGGCGTGAATCTCGCGGGTGCCGGGGAGGATTCCTCCCCTCCGGGATACGAGGGCGTGAGCGCGGAGAGTGAGCatctcctccgtctctgggCGCATGCGAAGCGCCTGGCGGAGCACCTGACTTCCGGAACGCCTTACGGCCTCCTCAACGTCTCGGGCGACCGCCGAGAAGGCTGGTTGCTGACGAGCGTCAGcgggaacagagacaggcgagacgaacggcgagaggacgcagTCGGAGCGGATCGTGAGGGACAGAGCTCGCCCATAGACGGGCGAGAGACTCCAGCGTGGGAGGCGCGGAACCGCGGCCTAGTGACGGTCGACGGCAGGTCCCCGAGGATGGGGtttcgggtgtatgtacactcggGGCAaggggaggaggcgcgaTGTTTCGGAGAGGAACCAGGCAGTGGACCGGCGGATTCGAAGACCACAGCGCAGCCACCAGTCTTCTTCGTGGACGTGTGTGGTgtgacggagacggaggcagggaaaaacgcagacgccgcgtctctcgaaaCGCGCTTGGCGGCCTCTTCGTTCCTCCACGCGTACTCTCCTTCGGTTCTGCTCGCGTCGCGAgggctctcctcgccgcagTTGTACGAGCTTCGACGGCGCGCGCTCGGCGTCCCCGAAGGCCCCGCGGAAGTCGGGATCCAGCGGTACCTCCTCCAGCACTTGAACATGGACTGGCAGGCGTACATACACCCGCGAGTGAACAAGGGATGCTTCCTCGGCCAGGAAGTCGTCACCCGTGCGCTGCTCCAGCTCTCCAATCGACGGCGGCTGGCGAGTTTCGTCATCGTCAGTCGCGCACAAGAGgcgttctcctcgccttctcaggGTCGCGAGTCtccccgctcttctcgcgctcgcgccgcttcttcgccttctgtttccGCCTCTGAGGTTCGCCCTGCTGGTGAAGCCGGCGCGCATGGTgtctcgccgccggcgcccgAAACGCCGGACGCGTCCACCTTGCCTTCGCCgacttctcgccgccttccggCCCTCGCGGGACCGCAGGCagcgtttcccgtttcctccgctttgccgctcggcgcctctcgagaGCCGCACAGCTTGCTCCCGCAGCGTCGCGTTCCGGGTCGCTGCCAGCACGACACGCCGTCGTTTACCCATCTCTTCCCGCCTTGGTGCGAACACTTTCGGCCTTCGCGTCATTTTCCACTGCCTCGCGACTCCCCTCCGCCTGCAGCTTCGTCGGAACCAGGCCGAGGCACCAAGGGCTCTCTTCACGGGTCGTCCGCGCCCGAGCGCCTTGCCGCGGAGAAGCgtgaggcgggagacgacgaaggtGAACTGTTTCGAGGATTTCTTCCCGGGCTTTTTCCGCCTGGGGAACTCGAGCACTGGGCGCGCATCCTGTGCCTCGCTGACGCGGCAGCCGTCCGGCAGCTGGAACGCCCAGACGCGGAAACGGAGGGCGTGGAGGCACGGAGAGCTggcgagcagcgagacacaggaTGCGCGCCCACGCGTGGAGAAGACCCGGAAGgcagaggagcgaagaacgacGGGCGCTCGGAGACACTGGAAGCCGCAACGCAGCAAAAACCAAGAAAAATCTACGTCTACACTCGGGGGTGGACGGCGCCCACGCACGCTTCTCCAAGGGAAGAGCAtccggaagaaaaggccaAGCGACGCTCGCCAGCGGCGGCTTCGGGGTGGACAGAAGTCGGCGAGGTCGTCGTGGaacccgcgagagagaggcacggcgCAACTCTCGGCGTCGGAATCTGCATGCTGCGCGCGAGAGCGGGCGACCCGCCTCTGAAGAGTTACGAA GACTATCTCGCGTCTCTAGGGCAGTGGATGgcatctccgtctcccgccttGATCGCCCGAAAGCCGCCCTCTGCATGGCCTCTGCCGCTTCTCTGCAACTTTCCCGGATCCCCCGaccacgcgcatgcagttccaGTCGCTCAAGGCGCGCAAAACGCTCCCCGTACAGACCCTGTACCAACTCCTGAGAAGCCCAGCAGCTGCGCGGCAGCGCGGAGTGGCGACGGCGATTTCGCGCGTTCCGCCTGCGAGGACGAGTGCGCGGGCTTCGCCCGGAACTCGCAGGCGCCCGAAGAAGCAGAACAGACCGGGGACATCGAATGGTGTTTTCTTGGCCCTGCAATGTACGCCGTCGACGGATGGTTTGAGCAGCAAGCGCCTCCCAAAGTTGTTAGCAGCGCGTAA